The DNA region CGCAAACCGGACCGTTGGCCTCGTCTCGGGGATCGCAATCGAGAGGAACGCATTCGTATTGGCGACAAGATTTCTGCAGCCTGGACAAGCACACTGTGGTTCTCGGGACGCATTTTTCCGTGCTGTCGCAAGGATTCGACGCGCACGGGTCGCGAGAGGAACAGCTACCGAATTCTACTTCGTTGGCGGACATCTCGGAACACTTTGCCAGACAACCGGATGCAAAAGTGAAGCCCAATCTTCCACAAACGGGGACGTAATGAGCCGGACAGTCACAGGGTAACGAAGGTACGCGTATCTCGCCGCAATTCTTCTTCGAACACGTGAACTCGCCCTCGAAACAGTGACAGGGGTTACATTCCAGATAGAAGTTGGCTTTGTGAGCGACGAAACGGTCGTGCACCCAGCAAGAGTTGAATTTGTAGCAGTTTAAGGTTCTGCACTTCTCCAAACCGTGCAACGTGCATTGACAGATACGCAGACAACCCTGTTGGTCGTACCTTGGTATCTGTACCCAGGATCCCACGGGTACCAACTGTTTCGACATTTCTCCGAGAGAACAAGCTGGTAGACAACGGTACGCTTGTCGGGTGAAATGAAGCAGCTGGCAGATCTCACCGTGAGCGCAAGGATTACTCCTACAAGGGGTAACGATGTCCTCCTCGAGACGAATCACCGACTCGTTATCCTGGGCATCCTCTAAAAATGGTCTTAGAGAAACGCAAGAGGCATCGGATCTGGCCGGTGAGAGCTTGGCGCACAATGTGGCTGCCGTATGGGGACCGTTGATGGCCGACCAATCCACGCAACTGGCCATCAGTTCGAGGCAATCTTCTCGACAAAGTCTCGTCTCGTGGATTCTGGCCTCGCACGGTCTCAGCTGCAATAAGCACGCGGCTGCGCGTAAAGTTTCCGGCGGGCAGGAAGCGGCGGCTCGAACAGGCACGCCTAATCCACGAACGATTCCACCTCTGGCCCAGTGATCAGCTTCCAATTTAGCTGCCTCGTCAGCCGCGGCCGAACAACTCCTACGGAGCAACGAAAAGGAGGAAATAGAGGAGAGAGAGAAGTGTAATAAGAATAGCAATGGGACAAAGCAATGGAAGCAGGTTTGGCCGCGGTCCAAACCGAAACGCGCTGACTTTCTACCTAAAGAGTGTCGTCGACCTGTCGTTGAATCGGGTGCAATAGGACAGCCCGGAGCAGCCCATTTCGCACGGATCGTCGGTATCCTCGAGACACCGTCTCAATTCTCCCTCCAGGCTCGACGACAAGCACTCTGCGTCGAGTTGAAGCCACGCGGACTCCCAGTCCGCTTGGAACGCTCTCCAGCACAGATTCTGGCACGATGGCTTGGTTGCTTTGGTGCAGCACGACAATTTGCCCGCATCTAGAGGTAGGCGAGCCGGCTTCGACGAGCCAGACTTGAGCAGGCAACTCCAAAACGGCGACTGAGGTAGAACCGGTCTGCACTTGTCCGTCAACGCGTCCATGATCTCTTGGTCGGTGGTCGCCGTATGCAGGATCTTCTTGCACGTTTCCAGACAGGCTGGACTGGTAGCCACGTTGCAGCAATGTAGATCTATAGTGTCAACGTGTCGAGACGATTGGCGGATTCAGAGTTacaagacagagagagagagagagagagagagagagagaccagACGTGATAATCGTCAACTTTTATTTACTTACGTTGTTTCGGATCTTCGGCGTGTTTCGCCTCGGCCACGGTTTTCAAGCACCTTGGAATCTGATGGAAGCATCCCTTGCTACTGTACAATTTGAGATTTGAAATCTTTCTGGGCTTGTAGAACAAATCCTGGCAAATTGTTCTGCAGGTGTCGTCGGATACGTTGCTGCAACAGTGTTCAGCTTCCTCGCGCTTTTCCAAACAGGAGAAGAATTCAGGCTCGTCGCTCGGCCGGCAGGATACGTTCAGATCCCTTCGGGATCCGGAGAGAGCGCACGTTGATCGGCATATTGGATTCAGCGCTAAGTGACAGCAACCCCTACCAGTCCAATTCTCGTATCTCTTTACCTCTGTCGGGACAAAACTAGTTAACAATTTTGCGTTGCTGTGAAACGGAGGTTAGCAAGATCGAGTCGAGGCACTCTCACCGTTCAGAGTCGTGTTGACGCAGTCCCAGAATACCATCTGAAAGGAAGAATAAGGAAAAGTTGAAGCCGAGGGACTAatccagagagagagagagagagagagagagagagagagagagagagaagagaaaaaaaagagaaaagaaagaaaatgaaaaccgAGTGGTGTAACGTAAGGAGAAGGTAAGCGTATCGCCAGAGTCTTTTGTAACGCGAATCTGTTCATCTCCTGCAGTGCCGCGTCCCTTTTCTCTCGAATCGCTAACGCTAACGTATTGTCGCGGGCATCGTTTCAGATTCGACACCGTCTCTGACTGTCGACTATGGATTAAAAGGATCGATTAAAAACGGCTTACCAGCTCGAGGGAACAGAACTCCAGCAAGCGTCGCGTCGCGTTCTCCCTTGCCTCTGCTTCTGCCCCCAACGCCACCAGCGAGATCTGAAAGCACCGCTGCCGTCAACGTTCTCCTCttgctttatttttttctcCAATTCTTGTTCGAACGTCTACCGTACAAAGATGGATGGGAAAAGATTGGAAGGATTCGTGGGAAgtggaaaggaagaaaaaacggGACAGCCGTATATCTGTCGATGGGAATTTCCGCGATTACGAATGCAAGGTACGACGCGTTAGAAGTTATTAAGAATCAAGGACACGAGTACGCTTCGGTCGCCACGATTTCCTGTTGCTGGTCACTGAATGACAATAGACCACCGCACGGATATCGACTGTTGTACCATTTAGGCGTTCATTCGCAATTCAATCGACGTAGATCGTACGAGGACGCGCGGGTCTATCCCGCAGTCTCGTCACGGTTACAAGTTACGACTATCCATCGGCGTGTGGTGGGTCCTGTTAGGACTTGGCCACAGCCCGGCCTGTATTACGGcctgtattttaatataattcgtTTAAGTCGTTTAAATCGATCGTCGTTTTTCCTTCCTGTCTCTTCGTTGACGATCCTCTACGAAAGGACTTGTTAGCGACAGGGATATTTTAATTCGCGATAATCGAGCAATTAAGGGTTTTAAATAGAACTTTCCGGTCGAACTACGTTGCAAacgttaagggcgtaaacgataGCGAACCGGAGACGACGCACGTATTTCTGTCGCGGTATATTCTGGGAGCTATGCACAGCTTAGCCTCGTCGCCATTTCGAAAGGGGTGCGTTTTTCTCGCCAAACTTTTCCACCATAGCTAGATGCCAGGCATTCTGATCGCCCTTATAAATTATGTACAAGGCGTAGCGCGTAAAGCTAGTTTCGTCAATCTGGCTTGATCAAATTCCGCGATTTTTACGTTTCTCCAATGAAATTGTTAacgatttttttaaagaatctCTGCGGCCAATATCTGTGTACATAAATATCTTTTACACGTATAAATAGGTTTTCCGATTCGCGATAGTCGAACGAACGCGTGTCGTAACGGTGCCgatggaatttcaaaatatatcacACAACGCACGCAATAGTACAGAAActcgcgtaattcgcgtcatTTGAAATTACAAGAAAATGCGTAGAACTGTTGGAACGGTTTGGCGCTATCACGATGCGCTATTTATCGAAATGCAAGTTGCGATTTTATTAACTTTGATTCAACTATTAGCGGGGGAGGGGGTAGAAACATGCCTGGATATAAATAACCGCAGGCATCGCACGATGCATGATCGTACGATGATGTTAGAGTTTGCGGCCGTTTCCGGCCATTTCCAGCGGACGCTACTGCTAAATCTATTAATCGATCGCTTCGCGTTTATTCATCGATGCGCGCATTAGGCGAGAAAAGCGATTGAAACTTTTATCgatcgttgtcgttgtcgttatCGTTATCGACCACCCTTAAATCTAAAGCGCGTAGAATTGTAGGAAGAAGAGGAGCCGCGTTTCGCGTTGCTAGACGCGAAAGAGAAGCGATGCGGAGAATACTCGGTTTCGCGGGTACAAATTGCGGGGAAACACGATATCATTGATACCGTGTCTGTTGGAGGATGCGGAGCGCGTCAATTCGTAATATTTGCGTATGAATGAGCCGACCGGGACCCCGAGGGGGGTCGTGCGTAAATCTCTCAGCGGGCCCCGGTGTCCCCGATATTATCTCGAAAGGGGCCCTCTGCAGCCACTTTTAAAGAAGCTACAAGCACGTGTGCGCCCCGCgtagcgtcgcgtcgcgtcgcgtcgctccGAACCGGGGCCCTTGTCGAAAAACCACCGtgcctttcctctttttctcctttcacCTTTCTACCGTCGCGCTTCGTCCTTCTCGCGCAGTTTCCTTTTTATTCCCGAGAGATCCTAATATATCCGTGGACACGGCATATTTTCTACCCTCTATCGTGCCGGGGTCGGGCCACCGATATTTATCAGCGGGCCAGCGATATCGCATTCGCCCCGTGAAATTATATTCCTCGGAATTATCTTTTTCACATTCCCACGGAGATCTTTCGCGCGCATAATTAATAGACGCGGTAGAACGTTTGGACGAATTTTATGCTGCTTGTTCGCTGCGTTCGTCGACGAATCGCGAATAGTTGCgtgcgtttttcttttcttttttcttttttttcgttactGTAAAATAACGGAAATAGTCTCTCTAGTCATCGTTTCATGCGTGTAACGAAAATTATAAGGAAGAAATAAGGCGcgcgtatataaaatatttgtcataTAGAAGTCATATAGAACGGGAATATaggaaatatttctgaaaatctTGCGGCTACTGTTTCGCGCGTACCGCGAACGTGTTTGCTGGTGAGGCACATGGCAGATTTGCGGGATTCACCGGAACCGTCTATTCCGTTGAAGCGGTCGAGTCGAAGCGGTACCGCGTGTGTCTCTCTAGGATAGCGAGTGCATAAAAGAAAATTGAGAGAAAAGGAGGTACCTTGGAGCAGACATTGCGACAAGATCCAGCAGCCATAGAACAGCAGGACATCTCTGGAACAAATAAGGCATAGAGGCAAGTCAGATCTTTTCGGTAGACGCAAAAACATATGGCAACGATCCATTGAGAGGATCCGTGGAGAGGTCGCGTATTACGATCCTTTCTCCGCTTTTCCTTAGACACGAAACAGACGCGTGTCCTGCGTTGCGTCAGTTGGAAAGAGAAAGGATCCGCCTTTATGGTGCCGGACGAGGGTACGCGGGACGCGTCAAGACCGGACGACCCTTGGAAAAGGCACGGACAATTACCGGAAATTACTTTTacacatattacgtatattggaatacgtattttctaattatatcgTTTTACTCCGTCATCCTTTGCGAACGGGTCGGGAAATTGAACTTGCGCGTCGCGTCGTTCAACGATTATTTGAGTATCGCAGTGCCGGACGCAGCTGCGACAATTTCTTTCAACGATCGGAAAGTGTGATCCGAGAAAGAAATCTGTCGTCTAATGCGAACAATTTCTCTGTCAAGCGGTCGTTGCTGCCTTTGAACGATACGATTACGGATAATGCGTACGTCCAGTTCGATACGAGTAACGTTTCTACGCTATTTCTTAAAGCGTCGAGATCTTTATTTCGTTATCGCGCAATTTCCATTCTTCTCGTGACACGaaccttatttttattaaatgatcTCACGGTGAGAACGTAGACGCGCGATGAGCGATGCGTCGGTGCCGGCAGTCGCGCAGTAACTCGTAAGTCGTAAGTGATCTTTTACGACTTTACGGATATAATATGCGGGTCCAGTCTCCGGTGGAATTGACTTTTGAACGAGGACCGAAATCGTGGATGCCGGGCACACGATAAACGATGCACACGAGGCACGGAGAGCCTGGAGACAAGAAGAGGGTTCGAAGCGTGTTACACAATTAAGTTAATAGACAGCAGTCGGAGAGAAATTGCGGCTAACTATGTTTGTCCGCGTGACTCGCTTCGTATATCGTGTACTCTTCGTCGTCGGCAGCCTATTtctctttcctcgtttttttttattccacctttcttcttctttctttttattcgtttatttcagGCAGTACGTACGAGCGTAGGAACGTAAGAGCGTTTAACACGCGACAAGTTTGTGCAGCTGATGAAATAGGAAAAGCGAGGTTAAGGTTCCCCGTTTTCGTCAGAGAAATAACAGCTGGGGCCCGTCGAATATCGATTTCACGAGGGACGCGCGAGTTGTCTTGCTATGTCTGAGAAATCACCGCGTAATCTAATTGCtaaaaataatcgaagaatCGTTGACCTATTTCGAAAGGTTAGAGAGGAAAGGTAGGAAAATGGTCTTTGATGTCGGTGGCTAAATTGGTGGTGGAGTTGTGAAATTCGCCGTGGCAAGTGCGTCCCCTGAAATCGTAACGGGTTTGTGGCTTCTCTCGAGGAACGACACAAAAATAGCCAACGTCGTTTGCGGCCATTCGACTTCCAGCCCGATCTAAGCTGCGAAAGTCCCCTTAATTTTATCCAGCCGGATGAAATGGAACGAGCAAAACCTCTGTCTCTTTGAACTCGGTGTTGAAGTTTAAAAGCGGCTCTGACAAAGTTTTCAGAATCTTTTTTGAAATCTCTCAGACCtcccctcctctctctctctctctctctctctctctctctcgatatCGCTCAATCAGGCATCGagattctctttctttctgttttcttctttttcaacgGTTAGAAAAAACGCGCGTTGGCTCGTTGTTTCAATGGAAAATCGAAAGAAACGCGTCAACGCGAATGTCTTGGCGTATGCCACGCGTATCGCGCATGTGGCTGAGGAGAGCGCGATATAGTTGCATATAAAAGGGCCATGCCTATTCTCGCAGCTGCGCCTCCCATTGCCATATCGTGCGCGAATGGTGACATCCACGTCGTTGCACTCGTAAAACTCGCACGATTCTCCCACGCCTGACGATGATAATACTTCCAGCAGATGTAAGATAAGCCAGGAAGCGGGAAAACCTTGGACGAATTTGCATACGAACCGACCACTCGCATAGATTCGAAACGACATTTATTGTCGTAGTAGTAGTTTTCTTGGTATACGCGTGACAAAGTATCCCGTTTGGACAGAGCCTGGTAGGGTGCGCAAAGTCAATCGATCACAACGATCATCGTTGACTCGTTGAACCCGCTGGCCTAATTAGCTCGTTCGTTCGTGTCGGCGTTTTCGTCTTCCGAAGGATCCCCGTTTCGTCGCACCAGGCGCAACTTATATCGCCGACGTAGACGCGCTTGCTCGGTAGCCGAATGGAAATATAATTGCGCGCAATAGCGAACAGTGGAAAGGGTGGAAGGAATTGATACAGTCGTCCAACTTGTCGACGTTTATCGAAGGCGACgaaggagagaggaagaggatCGATCGAATATTGACGAATGATTTCGTAGAATTTTATCGAGGGatgggagaaagagagaaaggagagaacagagagaaaggagagatAAAAAGGAGCGAATCGAGATACTATATACCGAGTGTCTCTCGACGTGTTTTTATCCGGCGTGAAGCTGTCACAGGGATTTTATGCGTTTATTTATCTCTGCACTCTGCCGACACACCACGGACATGTATCGAAAGGCAGAGTATGTCTCTATACTCTACACTCCACACGCTCTACGCTGCATATACACGCTGCTGGCCGGTGGAGCGTGTCAGGGCCCTGCCGATCGCGAGTCGCGTTCTCCTTTAACCCCTTCGTttcggcgcggcgcggcgtagCCTGCTCGTTCCTTTTTTCAGCAACGCGTTTCGCGACAACCGGTCCAAAGAAATCGTTGCCCCGGAATCTCCACCGCAACAGCACCGACGTAAATCTTTCAGGAAGTTCCGACTGTTCGTCTCTAATTGCGGACACTGTTGCGAAAATCATGTAACGGGACGCGTCTCCCGGCTGTCCGAACCGACGGTCATTTAATTACCGCTAAAGAATTGTGACAGCGCtgagaaattgaaaatcgaGACGCGGATAAATCAGCGATCCTCCGATATCCTCCGACGTGTTATGTACTAAACGATCCGGTTGGTAAAGATCTTGTCCTTTACGGAGAAACGTGCGGATCGTTCGGCCAACGTCGCTCGTAAAAGACGGGAGAATAAAAGTTGCAAGAACGTTAATTGTCTATCACGACGATATACAGTCGTTTACGAAAATACACCAACGTTTACAGAGTACTGTACGATGTAATTATTGGTGAAATACGAAggcaagagaaaagaaacggaaCAGTTTGATAATTACTCGTTATACCGATAGTTACGTTGTATTCGTaagttttatacattttcaattttcaattcagattgatttcaaatttgatcGATGTAATCACGATCGATGTAAATTTGTCCTCGGTCGTTGATTGGAAATTTTCACGTCACTTTATGAGGAGAGGAAGCTAACGACAAGCGAGGAATCCGCTTTGAATCGATCGGCCCGATCAAATGAAAATGGATCGTTCGAGTAGGGAACAGTTGATGTAATCGGtcaggaaattgaaaaattgctcGTCGTCTTATTTGTAGATTCTGCTTTCACAGTTGTCTGATTGCGAGCGTGGTGACGTTACGAAGACTTTTTGACGACGCGAACGACGCGAACGACGCGAACGACGCGACGACAAAACGCGAAGAAGGTTTAGCGAGGAGCAAGTGGGAAAGATTTCGACGAATAAAGATCCGTTTGGCGAGCGATCAACGACGAATCGAATCATTAAGAGGCATTAATTGATAAGTTGGATCGGTCGATCGATGTATTCAGAGTAGCGTTGCGATAAATCGCTTGCGCAACGTCGCGTTCCAATTTCCAGCTGAAAGACAGGCGAAATTGCACGCGCGGCATAGAAAGGATTTACGCGCAAACAGGCACGCGTTAAAATTACTATGATCCGGCTGGTTTTGCGTACTAACGCGGCCAAAAGCCAGAGGCGCAACGCCGAAGCGGGACAACGTTCCTCTTAtcccttcttttttcctcccttCTGCATCGTTCATCGCGCAACCAGATATTATTTCATGGCCCTTCGCTGATGGCGCATCCAGCCTGAAATTACTGCAATCGAATGACACCTTAACGATGTTTTATCGCGACTACCACCGCAGCGAGTCGAACGAACGACGAGAACTTGGAGACGCGCGAGATTTATCGGAGGAGCTTGACCATGGCGCAAAGTCTTGCCTAGGTGTGTATCGTTGATAGAAACAAGCGGCGAGTTAAACGGCGACTCTCAACAAGCGGAACAAACGCCTGCTCTACCGAAACGACGGCTTTCGATCGACGATAAAACCGACAGCTAGAGCTTGTCTAGCGCATAAATATCGGTGCTGGTTGTTGGAAACTAGGTTCGTTGGTACACGGTGCGCGAGAGGAGTACGCTGACTGATAGACGTTTACCGCAGAGAGATATAAACGTCGCCTTCGCTTCGAACGGAACAGGGAGAAAAGGTTCTCGGCATAGAATTTATGAGATATCAATTAGCACGAAATCGGTCGAGTCGCGTGCGCGCTCAACGGATAACGCGGATATTAAGTCACGCTGACGCGACGCACGCAGCGGAGGAAACACGCGTGCAGCGAAAAGGTGAGAGGATCGGAGAAATGCGCGACGCGTTATCACCTCGCGAACTCTGTACGAACGCGAACCTATACGAATACGT from Bombus terrestris chromosome 14, iyBomTerr1.2, whole genome shotgun sequence includes:
- the LOC100645422 gene encoding reversion-inducing cysteine-rich protein with Kazal motifs, with the translated sequence MVSVIMDLETRPRFHGNARYSTMLVIGLSTVMLTVIVVATPFLDAVQEMSCCSMAAGSCRNVCSKISLVALGAEAEARENATRRLLEFCSLELMVFWDCVNTTLNEVKRYENWTGRGCCHLALNPICRSTCALSGSRRDLNVSCRPSDEPEFFSCLEKREEAEHCCSNVSDDTCRTICQDLFYKPRKISNLKLYSSKGCFHQIPRCLKTVAEAKHAEDPKQHLHCCNVATSPACLETCKKILHTATTDQEIMDALTDKCRPVLPQSPFWSCLLKSGSSKPARLPLDAGKLSCCTKATKPSCQNLCWRAFQADWESAWLQLDAECLSSSLEGELRRCLEDTDDPCEMGCSGLSYCTRFNDRSTTLFRSCSAAADEAAKLEADHWARGGIVRGLGVPVRAAASCPPETLRAAACLLQLRPCEARIHETRLCREDCLELMASCVDWSAINGPHTAATLCAKLSPARSDASCVSLRPFLEDAQDNESVIRLEEDIVTPCRSNPCAHGEICQLLHFTRQAYRCLPACSLGEMSKQLVPVGSWVQIPRYDQQGCLRICQCTLHGLEKCRTLNCYKFNSCWVHDRFVAHKANFYLECNPCHCFEGEFTCSKKNCGEIRVPSLPCDCPAHYVPVCGRLGFTFASGCLAKCSEMSANEVEFGSCSSRDPCASNPCDSTEKCVPRTTVCLSRLQKSCRQYECVPLDCDPRDEANGPVCDKENRQHRSMCAMIRSGASLGYRGHCLEGCSLRGPVCGTNGEIYTNECAAWAERTVVDYFGRCVAVGLIGDQAKPRCGDLVQCPPLIQPYCVGVTPPGACCPVCGGAAKLFYSKKQLDRIYYTMDEDVDKDSVALEVLLSALARQIQVAQCVLRGMMTPDLDIFVIVQPTSKRPSPLQLRACVAETEKLVTRISERSPRITTEVLLGALTRAEIAHSYVSSAMTIGGSITRLLLAILLYTIVL